A part of Pongo pygmaeus isolate AG05252 chromosome 14, NHGRI_mPonPyg2-v2.0_pri, whole genome shotgun sequence genomic DNA contains:
- the POSTN gene encoding periostin isoform X8, producing the protein MIPFLPMLSLLLLLVVNPVNANNHYDKILAHSRIRGREQGPNVCALQQILGTKKKYFSTCKNWYKKSICGQKTTVLYECCPGYMRMEGMKGCPAVLPIDHVYGTLGIVGATTTQRYSDASKLREEIEGKGSFTYFAPSNEAWDNLDSDIRRGLESNVNVELLNALHSHMINKRMLTKDLKNGMIIPSMYNNLGLFINHYPNGVVTVNCARIIHGNQIATNGVVHVIDRVLTQIGTSIQDFIEAEDDLSSFRAAAITSDILEALGRDGHFTLFAPTNEAFEKLPRGVLERIMGDKVASEALMKYHILNTLQCSESIMGGAVFETLEGNTIEIGCDGDSITVNGIKMVNKKDIVTNNGVIHLIDQVLIPDSAKQVIELAGKQQTTFTDLVAQLGLASALRPDGEYTLLAPVNNAFSDDTLSMDQRLLKLILQNHILKVKVGLNELYNGQILETIGGKQLRVFVYRTAVCIENSCMEKGSKQGRNGAIHIFREIIKPAEKSLHEKLKQDKRFSTFLSLLEAADLKELLTQPGDWTLFVPTNDAFKGMTSEEKEILIRDKNALQNIILYHLTPGVFIGKGFEPGVTNILKTTQGSKIFLKEVNDTLLVNELKSKESDIMTTNGVIHVVDKLLYPADTPVGNDQLLEILNKLIKYIQIKFVRGSTFKEIPVTVYKPIIKKYTKIIDGVPVEITEKETREERIITGPEIKYTRISTGGGETEETLKKLFQEDTPVRKLQANKRVQGSRRRLREGRSQ; encoded by the exons GACTGTGTTATATGAATGTTGCCCTGGTTATATGAGAATGGAAGGAATGAAAGGCTGCCCAGCAG TTTTGCCCATTGACCATGTTTATGGCACTCTGGGCATCGTGGGAGCCACCACAACGCAGCGCTATTCTGACGCCTCAAAACTGAGGGAGGAGATCGAGGGAAAGGGATCCTTCACTTACTTTGCACCAAGTAATGAGGCTTGGGACAACTTGGATTct GATATCCGTAGAGGTTTGGAGAGCAACGTGAATGTTGAATTACTGAATGCTTTACATAGTCACATGATTAACAAGAGAATGTTGACCAAGGACTTAAAAAATGGCATGATTATTCCTTCAATGTATAACAATTTGGGGCTTTTCATTAACCATTATCCTAATGGG GTTGTCACTGTTAATTGTGCTCGAATCATCCATGGGAACCAGATCGCAACAAATGGTGTTGTCCATGTCATTGACCGTGTGCTTACACAAATTGGTACCTCAATTCAGGACTTCATTGAAGCAGAAGATGACCTTTCATCTTTTAGA GCAGCTGCCATCACATCAGACATATTGGAGGCCCTTGGAAGAGACGGTCACTTCACACTCTTTGCTCCCACCAATGAGGCGTTTGAGAAACTCCCACGAGGTGTCCTAGAAAGGATCATGGGAGACAAAGTGGCTTCCGAAG CTCTTATGAAGTACCACATCTTAAATACTCTCCAGTGTTCTGAGTCTATTATGGGAGGAGCAGTCTTTGAGACACTGGAAGGAAATACAATTGAGATAGGATGTGACGGTGACAGTATAACAGTAAACGGAATCAAAATGGTGAACAAAAAGGATATTGTGACAAATAATGGTGTGATCCATTTGATTGATCAGGTCCTAATTCCTGATTCTG CCAAACAAGTTATTGAGCTGGCTGGAAAACAGCAAACCACTTTCACGGATCTTGTGGCCCAATTAGGCTTGGCATCTGCTCTGAGGCCAGATGGAGAATACACTTTGCTGGCACCTGTGAATAATGCATTTTCTG ATGATACTCTCAGCATGGATCAGCGCCTCCTTAAATTAATTCTGCAGAATCACATATTGAAAGTAAAAGTTGGCCTTAATGAGCTTTACAATGGGCAAATACTGGAAACCATTGGAGGCAAACAGCTCAGAGTCTTCGTATATCGTACA gCTGTCTGCATTGAAAATTCATGCATGGAGAAAGGGAGTAAGCAAGGGAGAAATGGTGCTATTCACATATTCCGTGAGATCATCAAGCCAGCAGAGAAATCCCTCCATGAAAAGTTAAAACAAGATAAGCGCTTTAG caccttcctcagcctactcGAAGCCGCAGACTTGAAAGAGCTCCTGACACAACCTGGAGACTGGACGTTATTTGTGCCAACCAATGATGCTTTTAAGGGAATGActagtgaagaaaaagaaattctgatac GGGACAAAAATGCTCTTCAAAACATCATTCTTTATCACCTGACACCAGGAGTTTTCATTGGAAAAGGATTTGAACCTGGTGTTACTAACATTTTAAAGACCACACAAGGAAGCAAAATCTTTCTGAAAGAA GTAAATGATACACTTCTGGTGAATGAATTGAAATCAAAAGAATCTGACATCATGACAACAAATGGTGTAATTCATGTTGTAGATAAACTCCTCTATCCAGCAG ACACACCTGTTGGAAATGATCAACTGCTGgaaatacttaataaattaatCAAATACATCCAAATTAAG tttgttcGTGGTAGCACCTTCAAAGAAATCCCCGTGACTGTCTATA AgccaattattaaaaaatacaccaaaatcaTTGATGGAGTGCCTgtggaaataactgaaaaagAGACACGAGAAGAACGAATCATTACAG GTCCTGAAATAAAATACACTAGGATTTCTACTGGAGGCGGAGAAACAGAAGAAACTCTGAAGAAATTGTTCCAAGAAG ACACACCTGTGAGGAAGTTGCAAGCCAACAAAAGAGTTCAAG gATCTAGAAGACGATTAAGGGAAGGTCGTTCTCAGTGA
- the POSTN gene encoding periostin isoform X7, producing MIPFLPMLSLLLLLVVNPVNANNHYDKILAHSRIRGREQGPNVCALQQILGTKKKYFSTCKNWYKKSICGQKTTVLYECCPGYMRMEGMKGCPAVLPIDHVYGTLGIVGATTTQRYSDASKLREEIEGKGSFTYFAPSNEAWDNLDSDIRRGLESNVNVELLNALHSHMINKRMLTKDLKNGMIIPSMYNNLGLFINHYPNGVVTVNCARIIHGNQIATNGVVHVIDRVLTQIGTSIQDFIEAEDDLSSFRAAAITSDILEALGRDGHFTLFAPTNEAFEKLPRGVLERIMGDKVASEALMKYHILNTLQCSESIMGGAVFETLEGNTIEIGCDGDSITVNGIKMVNKKDIVTNNGVIHLIDQVLIPDSAKQVIELAGKQQTTFTDLVAQLGLASALRPDGEYTLLAPVNNAFSDDTLSMDQRLLKLILQNHILKVKVGLNELYNGQILETIGGKQLRVFVYRTAVCIENSCMEKGSKQGRNGAIHIFREIIKPAEKSLHEKLKQDKRFSTFLSLLEAADLKELLTQPGDWTLFVPTNDAFKGMTSEEKEILIRDKNALQNIILYHLTPGVFIGKGFEPGVTNILKTTQGSKIFLKEVNDTLLVNELKSKESDIMTTNGVIHVVDKLLYPADTPVGNDQLLEILNKLIKYIQIKFVRGSTFKEIPVTVYTTKIITKVVEPKIKVIEGSLQPIIKTEEPIIKKYTKIIDGVPVEITEKETREERIITGPEIKYTRISTGGGETEETLKKLFQEDTPVRKLQANKRVQGSRRRLREGRSQ from the exons GACTGTGTTATATGAATGTTGCCCTGGTTATATGAGAATGGAAGGAATGAAAGGCTGCCCAGCAG TTTTGCCCATTGACCATGTTTATGGCACTCTGGGCATCGTGGGAGCCACCACAACGCAGCGCTATTCTGACGCCTCAAAACTGAGGGAGGAGATCGAGGGAAAGGGATCCTTCACTTACTTTGCACCAAGTAATGAGGCTTGGGACAACTTGGATTct GATATCCGTAGAGGTTTGGAGAGCAACGTGAATGTTGAATTACTGAATGCTTTACATAGTCACATGATTAACAAGAGAATGTTGACCAAGGACTTAAAAAATGGCATGATTATTCCTTCAATGTATAACAATTTGGGGCTTTTCATTAACCATTATCCTAATGGG GTTGTCACTGTTAATTGTGCTCGAATCATCCATGGGAACCAGATCGCAACAAATGGTGTTGTCCATGTCATTGACCGTGTGCTTACACAAATTGGTACCTCAATTCAGGACTTCATTGAAGCAGAAGATGACCTTTCATCTTTTAGA GCAGCTGCCATCACATCAGACATATTGGAGGCCCTTGGAAGAGACGGTCACTTCACACTCTTTGCTCCCACCAATGAGGCGTTTGAGAAACTCCCACGAGGTGTCCTAGAAAGGATCATGGGAGACAAAGTGGCTTCCGAAG CTCTTATGAAGTACCACATCTTAAATACTCTCCAGTGTTCTGAGTCTATTATGGGAGGAGCAGTCTTTGAGACACTGGAAGGAAATACAATTGAGATAGGATGTGACGGTGACAGTATAACAGTAAACGGAATCAAAATGGTGAACAAAAAGGATATTGTGACAAATAATGGTGTGATCCATTTGATTGATCAGGTCCTAATTCCTGATTCTG CCAAACAAGTTATTGAGCTGGCTGGAAAACAGCAAACCACTTTCACGGATCTTGTGGCCCAATTAGGCTTGGCATCTGCTCTGAGGCCAGATGGAGAATACACTTTGCTGGCACCTGTGAATAATGCATTTTCTG ATGATACTCTCAGCATGGATCAGCGCCTCCTTAAATTAATTCTGCAGAATCACATATTGAAAGTAAAAGTTGGCCTTAATGAGCTTTACAATGGGCAAATACTGGAAACCATTGGAGGCAAACAGCTCAGAGTCTTCGTATATCGTACA gCTGTCTGCATTGAAAATTCATGCATGGAGAAAGGGAGTAAGCAAGGGAGAAATGGTGCTATTCACATATTCCGTGAGATCATCAAGCCAGCAGAGAAATCCCTCCATGAAAAGTTAAAACAAGATAAGCGCTTTAG caccttcctcagcctactcGAAGCCGCAGACTTGAAAGAGCTCCTGACACAACCTGGAGACTGGACGTTATTTGTGCCAACCAATGATGCTTTTAAGGGAATGActagtgaagaaaaagaaattctgatac GGGACAAAAATGCTCTTCAAAACATCATTCTTTATCACCTGACACCAGGAGTTTTCATTGGAAAAGGATTTGAACCTGGTGTTACTAACATTTTAAAGACCACACAAGGAAGCAAAATCTTTCTGAAAGAA GTAAATGATACACTTCTGGTGAATGAATTGAAATCAAAAGAATCTGACATCATGACAACAAATGGTGTAATTCATGTTGTAGATAAACTCCTCTATCCAGCAG ACACACCTGTTGGAAATGATCAACTGCTGgaaatacttaataaattaatCAAATACATCCAAATTAAG tttgttcGTGGTAGCACCTTCAAAGAAATCCCCGTGACTGTCTATA CAACTAAAATTATAACCAAAGTTGTGGAACCAAAAATTAAAGTGATTGAAGGCAGTCTTCAGCCTATTATCAAAACTGAAG AgccaattattaaaaaatacaccaaaatcaTTGATGGAGTGCCTgtggaaataactgaaaaagAGACACGAGAAGAACGAATCATTACAG GTCCTGAAATAAAATACACTAGGATTTCTACTGGAGGCGGAGAAACAGAAGAAACTCTGAAGAAATTGTTCCAAGAAG ACACACCTGTGAGGAAGTTGCAAGCCAACAAAAGAGTTCAAG gATCTAGAAGACGATTAAGGGAAGGTCGTTCTCAGTGA
- the POSTN gene encoding periostin isoform X5: MIPFLPMLSLLLLLVVNPVNANNHYDKILAHSRIRGREQGPNVCALQQILGTKKKYFSTCKNWYKKSICGQKTTVLYECCPGYMRMEGMKGCPAVLPIDHVYGTLGIVGATTTQRYSDASKLREEIEGKGSFTYFAPSNEAWDNLDSDIRRGLESNVNVELLNALHSHMINKRMLTKDLKNGMIIPSMYNNLGLFINHYPNGVVTVNCARIIHGNQIATNGVVHVIDRVLTQIGTSIQDFIEAEDDLSSFRAAAITSDILEALGRDGHFTLFAPTNEAFEKLPRGVLERIMGDKVASEALMKYHILNTLQCSESIMGGAVFETLEGNTIEIGCDGDSITVNGIKMVNKKDIVTNNGVIHLIDQVLIPDSAKQVIELAGKQQTTFTDLVAQLGLASALRPDGEYTLLAPVNNAFSDDTLSMDQRLLKLILQNHILKVKVGLNELYNGQILETIGGKQLRVFVYRTAVCIENSCMEKGSKQGRNGAIHIFREIIKPAEKSLHEKLKQDKRFSTFLSLLEAADLKELLTQPGDWTLFVPTNDAFKGMTSEEKEILIRDKNALQNIILYHLTPGVFIGKGFEPGVTNILKTTQGSKIFLKEVNDTLLVNELKSKESDIMTTNGVIHVVDKLLYPADTPVGNDQLLEILNKLIKYIQIKFVRGSTFKEIPVTVYRPTLAKVEIEGEPEFRLIKEGETITEVIHGEPIIKKYTKIIDGVPVEITEKETREERIITGPEIKYTRISTGGGETEETLKKLFQEDTPVRKLQANKRVQGSRRRLREGRSQ; encoded by the exons GACTGTGTTATATGAATGTTGCCCTGGTTATATGAGAATGGAAGGAATGAAAGGCTGCCCAGCAG TTTTGCCCATTGACCATGTTTATGGCACTCTGGGCATCGTGGGAGCCACCACAACGCAGCGCTATTCTGACGCCTCAAAACTGAGGGAGGAGATCGAGGGAAAGGGATCCTTCACTTACTTTGCACCAAGTAATGAGGCTTGGGACAACTTGGATTct GATATCCGTAGAGGTTTGGAGAGCAACGTGAATGTTGAATTACTGAATGCTTTACATAGTCACATGATTAACAAGAGAATGTTGACCAAGGACTTAAAAAATGGCATGATTATTCCTTCAATGTATAACAATTTGGGGCTTTTCATTAACCATTATCCTAATGGG GTTGTCACTGTTAATTGTGCTCGAATCATCCATGGGAACCAGATCGCAACAAATGGTGTTGTCCATGTCATTGACCGTGTGCTTACACAAATTGGTACCTCAATTCAGGACTTCATTGAAGCAGAAGATGACCTTTCATCTTTTAGA GCAGCTGCCATCACATCAGACATATTGGAGGCCCTTGGAAGAGACGGTCACTTCACACTCTTTGCTCCCACCAATGAGGCGTTTGAGAAACTCCCACGAGGTGTCCTAGAAAGGATCATGGGAGACAAAGTGGCTTCCGAAG CTCTTATGAAGTACCACATCTTAAATACTCTCCAGTGTTCTGAGTCTATTATGGGAGGAGCAGTCTTTGAGACACTGGAAGGAAATACAATTGAGATAGGATGTGACGGTGACAGTATAACAGTAAACGGAATCAAAATGGTGAACAAAAAGGATATTGTGACAAATAATGGTGTGATCCATTTGATTGATCAGGTCCTAATTCCTGATTCTG CCAAACAAGTTATTGAGCTGGCTGGAAAACAGCAAACCACTTTCACGGATCTTGTGGCCCAATTAGGCTTGGCATCTGCTCTGAGGCCAGATGGAGAATACACTTTGCTGGCACCTGTGAATAATGCATTTTCTG ATGATACTCTCAGCATGGATCAGCGCCTCCTTAAATTAATTCTGCAGAATCACATATTGAAAGTAAAAGTTGGCCTTAATGAGCTTTACAATGGGCAAATACTGGAAACCATTGGAGGCAAACAGCTCAGAGTCTTCGTATATCGTACA gCTGTCTGCATTGAAAATTCATGCATGGAGAAAGGGAGTAAGCAAGGGAGAAATGGTGCTATTCACATATTCCGTGAGATCATCAAGCCAGCAGAGAAATCCCTCCATGAAAAGTTAAAACAAGATAAGCGCTTTAG caccttcctcagcctactcGAAGCCGCAGACTTGAAAGAGCTCCTGACACAACCTGGAGACTGGACGTTATTTGTGCCAACCAATGATGCTTTTAAGGGAATGActagtgaagaaaaagaaattctgatac GGGACAAAAATGCTCTTCAAAACATCATTCTTTATCACCTGACACCAGGAGTTTTCATTGGAAAAGGATTTGAACCTGGTGTTACTAACATTTTAAAGACCACACAAGGAAGCAAAATCTTTCTGAAAGAA GTAAATGATACACTTCTGGTGAATGAATTGAAATCAAAAGAATCTGACATCATGACAACAAATGGTGTAATTCATGTTGTAGATAAACTCCTCTATCCAGCAG ACACACCTGTTGGAAATGATCAACTGCTGgaaatacttaataaattaatCAAATACATCCAAATTAAG tttgttcGTGGTAGCACCTTCAAAGAAATCCCCGTGACTGTCTATA GACCCACACTAGCAAAAGTCGAAATTGAAGGTGAACCTGAATTTAGACTGATTAAAGAAGGTGAAACAATAACTGAAGTGATCCATGGAG AgccaattattaaaaaatacaccaaaatcaTTGATGGAGTGCCTgtggaaataactgaaaaagAGACACGAGAAGAACGAATCATTACAG GTCCTGAAATAAAATACACTAGGATTTCTACTGGAGGCGGAGAAACAGAAGAAACTCTGAAGAAATTGTTCCAAGAAG ACACACCTGTGAGGAAGTTGCAAGCCAACAAAAGAGTTCAAG gATCTAGAAGACGATTAAGGGAAGGTCGTTCTCAGTGA
- the POSTN gene encoding periostin isoform X4, translating into MIPFLPMLSLLLLLVVNPVNANNHYDKILAHSRIRGREQGPNVCALQQILGTKKKYFSTCKNWYKKSICGQKTTVLYECCPGYMRMEGMKGCPAVLPIDHVYGTLGIVGATTTQRYSDASKLREEIEGKGSFTYFAPSNEAWDNLDSDIRRGLESNVNVELLNALHSHMINKRMLTKDLKNGMIIPSMYNNLGLFINHYPNGVVTVNCARIIHGNQIATNGVVHVIDRVLTQIGTSIQDFIEAEDDLSSFRAAAITSDILEALGRDGHFTLFAPTNEAFEKLPRGVLERIMGDKVASEALMKYHILNTLQCSESIMGGAVFETLEGNTIEIGCDGDSITVNGIKMVNKKDIVTNNGVIHLIDQVLIPDSAKQVIELAGKQQTTFTDLVAQLGLASALRPDGEYTLLAPVNNAFSDDTLSMDQRLLKLILQNHILKVKVGLNELYNGQILETIGGKQLRVFVYRTAVCIENSCMEKGSKQGRNGAIHIFREIIKPAEKSLHEKLKQDKRFSTFLSLLEAADLKELLTQPGDWTLFVPTNDAFKGMTSEEKEILIRDKNALQNIILYHLTPGVFIGKGFEPGVTNILKTTQGSKIFLKEVNDTLLVNELKSKESDIMTTNGVIHVVDKLLYPADTPVGNDQLLEILNKLIKYIQIKFVRGSTFKEIPVTVYTTKIITKVVEPKIKVIEGSLQPIIKTEEPIIKKYTKIIDGVPVEITEKETREERIITGPEIKYTRISTGGGETEETLKKLFQEEVTKVTKFIEGGDGHLFEDEEIKRLLQGDTPVRKLQANKRVQGSRRRLREGRSQ; encoded by the exons GACTGTGTTATATGAATGTTGCCCTGGTTATATGAGAATGGAAGGAATGAAAGGCTGCCCAGCAG TTTTGCCCATTGACCATGTTTATGGCACTCTGGGCATCGTGGGAGCCACCACAACGCAGCGCTATTCTGACGCCTCAAAACTGAGGGAGGAGATCGAGGGAAAGGGATCCTTCACTTACTTTGCACCAAGTAATGAGGCTTGGGACAACTTGGATTct GATATCCGTAGAGGTTTGGAGAGCAACGTGAATGTTGAATTACTGAATGCTTTACATAGTCACATGATTAACAAGAGAATGTTGACCAAGGACTTAAAAAATGGCATGATTATTCCTTCAATGTATAACAATTTGGGGCTTTTCATTAACCATTATCCTAATGGG GTTGTCACTGTTAATTGTGCTCGAATCATCCATGGGAACCAGATCGCAACAAATGGTGTTGTCCATGTCATTGACCGTGTGCTTACACAAATTGGTACCTCAATTCAGGACTTCATTGAAGCAGAAGATGACCTTTCATCTTTTAGA GCAGCTGCCATCACATCAGACATATTGGAGGCCCTTGGAAGAGACGGTCACTTCACACTCTTTGCTCCCACCAATGAGGCGTTTGAGAAACTCCCACGAGGTGTCCTAGAAAGGATCATGGGAGACAAAGTGGCTTCCGAAG CTCTTATGAAGTACCACATCTTAAATACTCTCCAGTGTTCTGAGTCTATTATGGGAGGAGCAGTCTTTGAGACACTGGAAGGAAATACAATTGAGATAGGATGTGACGGTGACAGTATAACAGTAAACGGAATCAAAATGGTGAACAAAAAGGATATTGTGACAAATAATGGTGTGATCCATTTGATTGATCAGGTCCTAATTCCTGATTCTG CCAAACAAGTTATTGAGCTGGCTGGAAAACAGCAAACCACTTTCACGGATCTTGTGGCCCAATTAGGCTTGGCATCTGCTCTGAGGCCAGATGGAGAATACACTTTGCTGGCACCTGTGAATAATGCATTTTCTG ATGATACTCTCAGCATGGATCAGCGCCTCCTTAAATTAATTCTGCAGAATCACATATTGAAAGTAAAAGTTGGCCTTAATGAGCTTTACAATGGGCAAATACTGGAAACCATTGGAGGCAAACAGCTCAGAGTCTTCGTATATCGTACA gCTGTCTGCATTGAAAATTCATGCATGGAGAAAGGGAGTAAGCAAGGGAGAAATGGTGCTATTCACATATTCCGTGAGATCATCAAGCCAGCAGAGAAATCCCTCCATGAAAAGTTAAAACAAGATAAGCGCTTTAG caccttcctcagcctactcGAAGCCGCAGACTTGAAAGAGCTCCTGACACAACCTGGAGACTGGACGTTATTTGTGCCAACCAATGATGCTTTTAAGGGAATGActagtgaagaaaaagaaattctgatac GGGACAAAAATGCTCTTCAAAACATCATTCTTTATCACCTGACACCAGGAGTTTTCATTGGAAAAGGATTTGAACCTGGTGTTACTAACATTTTAAAGACCACACAAGGAAGCAAAATCTTTCTGAAAGAA GTAAATGATACACTTCTGGTGAATGAATTGAAATCAAAAGAATCTGACATCATGACAACAAATGGTGTAATTCATGTTGTAGATAAACTCCTCTATCCAGCAG ACACACCTGTTGGAAATGATCAACTGCTGgaaatacttaataaattaatCAAATACATCCAAATTAAG tttgttcGTGGTAGCACCTTCAAAGAAATCCCCGTGACTGTCTATA CAACTAAAATTATAACCAAAGTTGTGGAACCAAAAATTAAAGTGATTGAAGGCAGTCTTCAGCCTATTATCAAAACTGAAG AgccaattattaaaaaatacaccaaaatcaTTGATGGAGTGCCTgtggaaataactgaaaaagAGACACGAGAAGAACGAATCATTACAG GTCCTGAAATAAAATACACTAGGATTTCTACTGGAGGCGGAGAAACAGAAGAAACTCTGAAGAAATTGTTCCAAGAAG AGGTCACCAAGGTCACCAAATTCATTGAAGGTGGTGATGGTCATTTATttgaagatgaagaaattaaaagactGCTTCAGGGAG ACACACCTGTGAGGAAGTTGCAAGCCAACAAAAGAGTTCAAG gATCTAGAAGACGATTAAGGGAAGGTCGTTCTCAGTGA
- the POSTN gene encoding periostin isoform X3, whose amino-acid sequence MIPFLPMLSLLLLLVVNPVNANNHYDKILAHSRIRGREQGPNVCALQQILGTKKKYFSTCKNWYKKSICGQKTTVLYECCPGYMRMEGMKGCPAVLPIDHVYGTLGIVGATTTQRYSDASKLREEIEGKGSFTYFAPSNEAWDNLDSDIRRGLESNVNVELLNALHSHMINKRMLTKDLKNGMIIPSMYNNLGLFINHYPNGVVTVNCARIIHGNQIATNGVVHVIDRVLTQIGTSIQDFIEAEDDLSSFRAAAITSDILEALGRDGHFTLFAPTNEAFEKLPRGVLERIMGDKVASEALMKYHILNTLQCSESIMGGAVFETLEGNTIEIGCDGDSITVNGIKMVNKKDIVTNNGVIHLIDQVLIPDSAKQVIELAGKQQTTFTDLVAQLGLASALRPDGEYTLLAPVNNAFSDDTLSMDQRLLKLILQNHILKVKVGLNELYNGQILETIGGKQLRVFVYRTAVCIENSCMEKGSKQGRNGAIHIFREIIKPAEKSLHEKLKQDKRFSTFLSLLEAADLKELLTQPGDWTLFVPTNDAFKGMTSEEKEILIRDKNALQNIILYHLTPGVFIGKGFEPGVTNILKTTQGSKIFLKEVNDTLLVNELKSKESDIMTTNGVIHVVDKLLYPADTPVGNDQLLEILNKLIKYIQIKFVRGSTFKEIPVTVYTTKIITKVVEPKIKVIEGSLQPIIKTEGPTLAKVEIEGEPEFRLIKEGETITEVIHGEPIIKKYTKIIDGVPVEITEKETREERIITGPEIKYTRISTGGGETEETLKKLFQEDTPVRKLQANKRVQGSRRRLREGRSQ is encoded by the exons GACTGTGTTATATGAATGTTGCCCTGGTTATATGAGAATGGAAGGAATGAAAGGCTGCCCAGCAG TTTTGCCCATTGACCATGTTTATGGCACTCTGGGCATCGTGGGAGCCACCACAACGCAGCGCTATTCTGACGCCTCAAAACTGAGGGAGGAGATCGAGGGAAAGGGATCCTTCACTTACTTTGCACCAAGTAATGAGGCTTGGGACAACTTGGATTct GATATCCGTAGAGGTTTGGAGAGCAACGTGAATGTTGAATTACTGAATGCTTTACATAGTCACATGATTAACAAGAGAATGTTGACCAAGGACTTAAAAAATGGCATGATTATTCCTTCAATGTATAACAATTTGGGGCTTTTCATTAACCATTATCCTAATGGG GTTGTCACTGTTAATTGTGCTCGAATCATCCATGGGAACCAGATCGCAACAAATGGTGTTGTCCATGTCATTGACCGTGTGCTTACACAAATTGGTACCTCAATTCAGGACTTCATTGAAGCAGAAGATGACCTTTCATCTTTTAGA GCAGCTGCCATCACATCAGACATATTGGAGGCCCTTGGAAGAGACGGTCACTTCACACTCTTTGCTCCCACCAATGAGGCGTTTGAGAAACTCCCACGAGGTGTCCTAGAAAGGATCATGGGAGACAAAGTGGCTTCCGAAG CTCTTATGAAGTACCACATCTTAAATACTCTCCAGTGTTCTGAGTCTATTATGGGAGGAGCAGTCTTTGAGACACTGGAAGGAAATACAATTGAGATAGGATGTGACGGTGACAGTATAACAGTAAACGGAATCAAAATGGTGAACAAAAAGGATATTGTGACAAATAATGGTGTGATCCATTTGATTGATCAGGTCCTAATTCCTGATTCTG CCAAACAAGTTATTGAGCTGGCTGGAAAACAGCAAACCACTTTCACGGATCTTGTGGCCCAATTAGGCTTGGCATCTGCTCTGAGGCCAGATGGAGAATACACTTTGCTGGCACCTGTGAATAATGCATTTTCTG ATGATACTCTCAGCATGGATCAGCGCCTCCTTAAATTAATTCTGCAGAATCACATATTGAAAGTAAAAGTTGGCCTTAATGAGCTTTACAATGGGCAAATACTGGAAACCATTGGAGGCAAACAGCTCAGAGTCTTCGTATATCGTACA gCTGTCTGCATTGAAAATTCATGCATGGAGAAAGGGAGTAAGCAAGGGAGAAATGGTGCTATTCACATATTCCGTGAGATCATCAAGCCAGCAGAGAAATCCCTCCATGAAAAGTTAAAACAAGATAAGCGCTTTAG caccttcctcagcctactcGAAGCCGCAGACTTGAAAGAGCTCCTGACACAACCTGGAGACTGGACGTTATTTGTGCCAACCAATGATGCTTTTAAGGGAATGActagtgaagaaaaagaaattctgatac GGGACAAAAATGCTCTTCAAAACATCATTCTTTATCACCTGACACCAGGAGTTTTCATTGGAAAAGGATTTGAACCTGGTGTTACTAACATTTTAAAGACCACACAAGGAAGCAAAATCTTTCTGAAAGAA GTAAATGATACACTTCTGGTGAATGAATTGAAATCAAAAGAATCTGACATCATGACAACAAATGGTGTAATTCATGTTGTAGATAAACTCCTCTATCCAGCAG ACACACCTGTTGGAAATGATCAACTGCTGgaaatacttaataaattaatCAAATACATCCAAATTAAG tttgttcGTGGTAGCACCTTCAAAGAAATCCCCGTGACTGTCTATA CAACTAAAATTATAACCAAAGTTGTGGAACCAAAAATTAAAGTGATTGAAGGCAGTCTTCAGCCTATTATCAAAACTGAAG GACCCACACTAGCAAAAGTCGAAATTGAAGGTGAACCTGAATTTAGACTGATTAAAGAAGGTGAAACAATAACTGAAGTGATCCATGGAG AgccaattattaaaaaatacaccaaaatcaTTGATGGAGTGCCTgtggaaataactgaaaaagAGACACGAGAAGAACGAATCATTACAG GTCCTGAAATAAAATACACTAGGATTTCTACTGGAGGCGGAGAAACAGAAGAAACTCTGAAGAAATTGTTCCAAGAAG ACACACCTGTGAGGAAGTTGCAAGCCAACAAAAGAGTTCAAG gATCTAGAAGACGATTAAGGGAAGGTCGTTCTCAGTGA